A window from Gammaproteobacteria bacterium encodes these proteins:
- a CDS encoding N-formylglutamate amidohydrolase: protein MCAASVSITGPESVCGDGPDDGLVFTCEHAGNLIPAVYRELFRADQSLLDSHRGYDPGAMLMARTLARAFSAPLLSSTVSRLLVDLNRSIGHPRLHGEPVRGTPVEVRQHILRKFYRPYRERAERLVMQSIADSGRVVHISSHSFVPELNGKRRRADIGLLYDPTRAGEVDLCRRWKDMLVSRAPEFIVRRNYPYEGKGDGLTAWFRRRLPPRVYVGIELEVNQAQVALAGRHWSAMRQVIVETLHSALVDFRGAGST, encoded by the coding sequence ATGTGTGCCGCAAGTGTCTCAATCACCGGGCCCGAGTCGGTGTGCGGAGATGGTCCCGATGACGGTTTGGTGTTCACTTGCGAACATGCCGGCAACCTGATTCCTGCAGTGTACCGTGAACTCTTCAGGGCCGATCAGTCGCTGCTCGACTCACACCGCGGCTACGATCCGGGTGCGATGCTGATGGCGAGAACCCTGGCAAGGGCATTTTCCGCACCGCTGCTCAGCTCTACCGTGAGCCGCCTGCTGGTCGATTTGAATCGGTCGATCGGTCACCCCCGGCTGCACGGCGAACCGGTGCGAGGCACACCGGTCGAGGTCCGCCAGCATATACTGCGGAAGTTCTACCGGCCTTATCGTGAGCGGGCTGAACGTCTCGTCATGCAGTCCATCGCCGACTCGGGCCGGGTGGTCCACATCTCTTCGCACAGCTTCGTACCCGAGTTGAACGGCAAACGTCGTCGTGCCGACATCGGATTGCTCTACGACCCGACCCGGGCGGGGGAGGTGGATTTGTGCCGGCGCTGGAAGGACATGCTCGTGTCCCGTGCTCCGGAGTTCATCGTTCGCCGTAACTACCCCTATGAGGGCAAGGGCGATGGTCTGACCGCCTGGTTTCGCCGACGACTGCCACCCCGTGTGTACGTGGGGATCGAACTGGAAGTCAACCAGGCACAGGTGGCGCTCGCAGGTCGCCACTGGAGCGCCATGCGTCAGGTCATCGTCGAAACGTTGCACAGTGCGCTCGTTGATTTTCGCGGCGCGGGATCGACATAA